The following coding sequences lie in one bacterium genomic window:
- the zapB gene encoding cell division protein ZapB: MDIQTFDALDQKVTRLLTKLNELQSQNRELEGLVETLRTQQSAAAQEVDALRRKCASLEENQRDPHREELIRSRIAALLDKLEAA; the protein is encoded by the coding sequence ATGGATATCCAAACTTTTGATGCTCTCGACCAGAAAGTAACGCGACTTCTGACAAAGCTCAACGAACTGCAAAGTCAGAATCGCGAGTTGGAAGGGCTGGTTGAGACCCTCCGGACGCAGCAATCCGCCGCCGCGCAGGAAGTAGATGCTCTTCGCAGGAAGTGCGCTTCTCTGGAAGAGAATCAGCGGGATCCGCATCGTGAAGAACTCATTCGCTCTCGTATCGCAGCGCTGCTTGACAAACTTGAGGCAGCCTGA
- the zapA gene encoding cell division protein ZapA translates to MTDLLRDSNQEEAVVVTIFDRAYRLQRTAEPEYLHRVAGIVDERMRNVHTMDRSRPASELAVLAALQLAHELTEAQSELSDHESLVTSKARRLESVLDEKLRELGA, encoded by the coding sequence ATGACCGACTTACTTCGAGATAGCAATCAGGAAGAAGCTGTGGTTGTGACGATCTTTGATCGGGCCTATCGATTGCAACGGACCGCTGAACCCGAGTATTTGCATCGGGTGGCGGGAATCGTGGATGAACGAATGCGAAACGTTCACACGATGGATCGATCGCGGCCTGCCAGCGAACTTGCTGTGCTCGCGGCGCTGCAACTCGCACACGAACTGACTGAGGCTCAGTCTGAATTGTCCGATCATGAAAGTTTGGTGACGTCAAAAGCACGCAGGCTCGAGAGCGTGCTCGATGAGAAACTGCGCGAGCTTGGCGCTTAA
- the pheS gene encoding phenylalanine--tRNA ligase subunit alpha — protein MREEIDNLRREASEALQTASDLAALELVSIKYLSRKGLVANLFKQLGKVDAAERPAVGQLLNDLKQQLEALEAERRNALTPKSKGPDIDTSLPGRGTWVGGYHPLTIVMREITDIFRSMGFRVADGPEIELVKYNFDMLNTPAWHPSRDESDTIYLPNGFVVRTETSPVQVRTMERQDPPVRIISPGRVYRRDRPDATHSPMFHQVEGLYVDKGVTMAELKGTLLAFYRELFGQQTKLRFRPHFFPFTEPSAEVDITCPFCKGDGCRICKYTTWLEMGGSGMVDPNVLSGVGYDPEIYSGFAFGLGIDRIAMLRFGIPNIRLLFDSDVRFLKQFSGITPR, from the coding sequence ATGAGAGAAGAAATTGATAACCTGCGTCGCGAAGCTTCCGAAGCACTTCAAACCGCTTCGGACCTCGCCGCACTGGAACTTGTTTCAATAAAATACCTGAGTCGCAAAGGGCTCGTGGCCAACTTGTTCAAGCAGCTCGGGAAGGTCGATGCGGCGGAGCGTCCGGCTGTCGGCCAGCTGCTGAACGATTTGAAGCAACAGCTCGAAGCTCTGGAAGCTGAGCGCAGGAATGCTCTCACTCCCAAGTCGAAGGGGCCGGATATTGATACGTCGCTGCCGGGTCGCGGCACGTGGGTGGGAGGGTATCATCCGTTGACGATAGTCATGCGTGAGATTACCGACATCTTTCGAAGTATGGGCTTTCGTGTTGCAGACGGTCCCGAGATTGAGCTGGTCAAGTATAATTTTGACATGCTCAACACTCCCGCGTGGCATCCTTCGCGTGATGAGAGCGACACGATTTATCTGCCGAATGGCTTCGTGGTCCGAACTGAGACATCGCCGGTTCAAGTCCGCACGATGGAAAGGCAGGACCCGCCTGTGCGCATCATTTCACCCGGACGGGTCTATCGACGCGACCGGCCGGACGCTACGCATTCTCCGATGTTCCATCAAGTGGAAGGGTTGTATGTGGACAAGGGGGTGACGATGGCAGAGCTTAAGGGGACGCTGCTTGCGTTCTACAGAGAGTTGTTCGGCCAGCAGACGAAACTGCGGTTTCGTCCGCACTTTTTCCCGTTTACAGAACCTTCCGCCGAGGTGGATATCACATGTCCGTTTTGCAAAGGCGATGGCTGCCGTATCTGCAAGTACACAACGTGGCTGGAAATGGGCGGCAGTGGAATGGTGGACCCGAATGTGCTCTCAGGTGTCGGTTACGACCCGGAAATCTACTCGGGTTTCGCCTTCGGACTGGGAATAGATCGGATTGCCATGCTGCGCTTCGGCATTCCGAATATCAGACTTCTGTTCGACAGCGACGTACGTTTTCTGAAGCAATTCTCCGGCATTACGCCACGCTAA
- the rpmI gene encoding 50S ribosomal protein L35, whose protein sequence is MPKMKTKRSMAKRCKVTGSGKIVFYKTRRRHKLTHKTTAQKNRLTGTQTFVGGEEAKVKKMMAMA, encoded by the coding sequence ATGCCCAAGATGAAAACCAAGCGTTCGATGGCGAAGCGGTGCAAAGTCACCGGCTCAGGGAAGATTGTCTTCTACAAGACGCGCCGTCGGCACAAATTGACTCACAAGACTACCGCCCAGAAGAATCGCTTGACGGGCACGCAGACCTTTGTGGGTGGCGAAGAGGCTAAAGTCAAGAAGATGATGGCAATGGCCTGA
- a CDS encoding GNAT family N-acetyltransferase — protein MKKITTERHEFVLRPFEPQDQPHFLQLGSQTCGSLHKRINQSESDLRERFKNFVRDFAFRPESEIYVVQSENGTYAGHIWLTETTNRFNGIKELWIWDLTVTPEFRKQGLGRALMTHAKECAKKQNCEELWLLVAEENEEAQRLYASQGMMPRARMLCLDMEESQASQDFS, from the coding sequence ATGAAAAAGATAACAACTGAAAGGCACGAATTTGTCCTCCGTCCTTTCGAGCCTCAGGACCAACCCCACTTTTTACAACTCGGCAGCCAGACTTGCGGTTCCCTGCATAAGCGAATAAATCAAAGCGAATCTGACTTAAGGGAACGATTCAAGAACTTTGTGCGGGACTTTGCTTTCCGCCCAGAGAGCGAGATCTACGTTGTTCAGTCCGAAAACGGAACGTACGCAGGTCATATATGGCTCACGGAGACAACAAATAGGTTTAATGGAATCAAAGAGTTATGGATTTGGGATCTGACGGTGACACCAGAATTCCGGAAGCAAGGATTGGGCCGAGCATTAATGACCCATGCCAAGGAGTGCGCAAAGAAGCAGAATTGTGAGGAACTGTGGCTCCTCGTAGCTGAGGAAAATGAAGAGGCACAGCGGCTTTATGCCTCCCAAGGGATGATGCCCCGTGCAAGGATGCTGTGCCTCGACATGGAGGAATCTCAGGCAAGCCAAGATTTTTCTTGA
- the thrS gene encoding threonine--tRNA ligase gives MSELLLELIDGKAVKAQSGAKPIDLLPDGQEVGAQGVLAAVVDKDIWDLHRPLEHGGKLKFVTFEHPEGKFVYWHSAAHLMAHAIKELWPESQLAIGPPIADGFYYDIDSPHVFTQEDFPVIEEKMREIAKRNLPLVRKDLSEADAVSLFRGMGEGYKLELIDGLEEGLTVYEQGNFVDLCRGPHLDRTSRIKHFKILSVAGAYWRGDEKNKMLQRLYATAYPSKELLEEHLHRLEEAAKRDHRKLGKQLDLFSFHNESPGAVFFHPRGQIIWDEITRYWRAKHAAAGYREIRTPFVMNEELWRKSGHYDHYKENMYFTVVDEQSYALKPMNCPGHCLVYGTHQVSYRDLPLKLCELGTVHRFEKSGVLHGLFRVRVFTQDDAHIFVTTDQIEEEVAKVVRFIFDMYRDFGFEEYRVELSTRPESRVGSDDVWDKAETALENALKTLGVEFQLNPGDGAFYGPKIDFHIKDAIGRTWQCGTVQCDFSMPDRFGLEYVGSDGGRHTPVMIHRALLGSMERFIGILVEHYAGDLPLWLSPEQIRILPVSDRTLDYAVKVTDELVSRGIRAKLDDRNEKLGFKIRDGELSKIPYMAVIGPKEVENEQVSLRRRKEGDLGGLSVEETASRLLTEIRNRTTH, from the coding sequence ATGTCCGAACTTTTGCTCGAACTAATCGACGGCAAAGCCGTCAAGGCCCAGAGCGGCGCCAAGCCGATAGACCTCCTTCCCGATGGGCAGGAAGTCGGCGCGCAGGGAGTCTTGGCCGCCGTCGTTGACAAAGATATCTGGGACTTGCACCGCCCGCTCGAACATGGCGGCAAACTGAAATTTGTCACCTTCGAGCACCCTGAAGGCAAGTTCGTCTACTGGCACTCGGCGGCGCATCTTATGGCACATGCCATCAAAGAGCTGTGGCCCGAGTCACAATTGGCAATCGGCCCTCCCATAGCAGATGGCTTCTACTATGACATCGATTCCCCGCACGTCTTCACTCAGGAAGACTTTCCTGTCATCGAAGAAAAGATGCGCGAAATCGCCAAGCGGAACTTACCGCTGGTTCGCAAGGACTTAAGCGAAGCTGACGCTGTCTCGCTCTTCCGGGGGATGGGTGAGGGCTACAAACTTGAACTGATTGACGGCCTTGAAGAAGGGCTGACTGTCTACGAGCAGGGTAACTTTGTCGACCTCTGCCGCGGGCCGCACCTCGACCGCACAAGCCGGATTAAGCATTTCAAGATTCTTTCCGTGGCCGGCGCCTACTGGCGAGGTGACGAGAAGAATAAGATGCTCCAGCGGCTCTACGCGACCGCCTATCCGAGCAAAGAATTGCTCGAAGAGCATCTTCATCGTCTGGAAGAAGCGGCCAAGCGCGATCATCGCAAGCTTGGTAAGCAGCTTGACCTCTTCAGCTTCCACAATGAATCGCCGGGAGCTGTGTTCTTTCACCCGCGCGGCCAAATCATCTGGGATGAGATTACGCGCTATTGGCGCGCCAAGCATGCCGCTGCGGGATATAGGGAGATTCGTACGCCCTTTGTGATGAACGAAGAGCTCTGGCGAAAGTCCGGGCACTACGACCATTACAAAGAGAATATGTACTTCACGGTCGTGGATGAGCAGTCCTACGCGCTAAAGCCGATGAACTGCCCCGGACACTGTCTGGTCTACGGTACGCATCAAGTGTCCTACCGCGACTTGCCCTTGAAGCTCTGCGAACTCGGGACGGTTCACCGCTTTGAAAAGAGCGGTGTGCTGCACGGCTTGTTCCGTGTCAGGGTCTTTACTCAAGATGACGCGCATATTTTCGTGACGACCGATCAGATCGAAGAGGAAGTCGCGAAAGTCGTCAGGTTTATCTTTGACATGTACCGCGATTTCGGTTTCGAAGAGTATCGCGTCGAACTCTCGACGCGTCCCGAATCACGGGTAGGTTCTGATGATGTGTGGGACAAAGCGGAAACCGCGCTGGAGAATGCACTGAAGACTCTCGGTGTCGAGTTTCAACTCAATCCCGGCGACGGTGCATTCTACGGCCCGAAAATCGATTTCCACATCAAGGACGCGATCGGCAGAACGTGGCAGTGCGGAACCGTGCAATGTGACTTCTCGATGCCGGACCGCTTCGGCCTCGAATACGTGGGATCGGATGGCGGACGGCATACTCCGGTGATGATTCACCGCGCACTGCTGGGATCGATGGAGCGCTTCATCGGTATTCTGGTCGAGCACTATGCAGGAGACCTGCCGCTGTGGCTGTCTCCTGAGCAGATCCGGATCCTGCCGGTATCCGATCGTACTCTGGATTACGCGGTGAAGGTGACCGACGAGCTTGTATCGCGCGGCATTCGCGCAAAGCTTGACGACCGCAACGAAAAGCTGGGCTTCAAGATTCGCGACGGCGAATTGAGCAAGATACCTTACATGGCCGTCATCGGCCCGAAGGAAGTTGAAAACGAGCAAGTCTCTCTCCGTCGCCGCAAGGAAGGCGACCTCGGAGGACTGTCTGTAGAAGAGACAGCCTCGCGACTGCTCACCGAGATTAGAAATCGCACGACGCATTAG
- a CDS encoding sodium-dependent transporter yields MSQVIVKVRENWGSRIGVILAVAGSAVGLGNFLRFPTQAAVNGGGAFMIPYLLAMILLGIPVAWVEWTLGRYGGRYGHGTGPGVYHRIANGRPWAKYLGIAAIFAPTVITFYYVYIEGWTLAFAYYSITGGFHEAIAAGEMGKFFAGFIGAESNSYFHDHTPAIVFFAIVFVINYFVMYKGIQGGIEKLTRIGMPILIICGFLLAIRVLTLGTPDSAHPDWNVTNALGFMWNPNWSALGDVKVWLAATGQIFFSLSVGMGCIMAYASYLRKNDDVVLSSLTATTTNQFVEVVLGGSIGIVAAAAFYGIAQAQTIAASGSFSVGFVTMPLIFENLPLGGFFAFIWFILLFIAGVTSSVSLIQPAITFLKDELDLTQNQAVTTMGVINLAVTGFLVFTIQWGTLDEMDFWAATVCPVIAATIMVIFFSFILGIDKGFEEMERGAAIKVPRIFRFVLKYVTPTYLIVLLSIWLVKEWWSAIMLVNVEDPTKRAWIWGARLILLGIFAAITWIVVHANKSGKFPKRQENSK; encoded by the coding sequence ATGAGCCAAGTCATCGTGAAAGTACGAGAAAACTGGGGCTCGCGAATCGGCGTAATCCTCGCAGTCGCAGGCAGCGCGGTGGGATTGGGGAACTTCCTCCGCTTCCCCACTCAAGCGGCCGTGAATGGCGGCGGGGCATTTATGATACCCTATCTGCTGGCAATGATCCTTTTGGGGATTCCGGTGGCCTGGGTTGAGTGGACTTTAGGACGATACGGGGGAAGATACGGGCACGGCACCGGCCCCGGGGTCTATCACAGGATCGCGAACGGAAGGCCATGGGCGAAATATCTTGGCATAGCAGCGATCTTCGCACCAACCGTGATTACGTTCTACTATGTATATATCGAGGGATGGACCCTCGCATTTGCTTACTACTCAATTACCGGCGGATTTCACGAGGCGATTGCCGCAGGGGAAATGGGCAAGTTCTTTGCCGGATTTATCGGAGCAGAGAGCAACAGCTACTTTCATGATCACACTCCAGCCATAGTATTCTTCGCAATCGTGTTCGTCATCAATTACTTTGTGATGTACAAGGGTATTCAAGGCGGAATCGAGAAGCTGACCCGAATCGGGATGCCGATCTTAATCATCTGCGGTTTCTTATTAGCGATTCGCGTTTTGACACTTGGGACTCCGGACTCCGCTCATCCCGATTGGAATGTGACGAATGCGCTGGGCTTCATGTGGAACCCCAATTGGTCGGCTCTCGGGGATGTGAAAGTTTGGCTGGCGGCAACCGGTCAGATATTTTTCTCGCTTTCAGTGGGTATGGGCTGCATCATGGCCTATGCCTCTTACTTGCGAAAGAATGACGACGTTGTCTTATCAAGTCTGACCGCAACGACTACCAATCAGTTTGTCGAGGTCGTACTTGGCGGCAGCATCGGCATCGTTGCGGCGGCGGCATTTTACGGAATCGCGCAAGCTCAAACGATCGCCGCGAGCGGATCGTTCAGTGTGGGTTTCGTGACAATGCCTTTGATATTTGAGAATCTGCCGCTCGGCGGTTTTTTCGCGTTCATCTGGTTCATACTGCTCTTTATCGCGGGCGTGACTTCTTCAGTCTCCTTGATTCAGCCGGCGATCACGTTCCTCAAGGATGAACTGGATTTGACGCAGAATCAGGCCGTCACCACGATGGGCGTCATCAATCTTGCAGTCACCGGTTTTCTCGTGTTCACGATTCAGTGGGGCACACTTGACGAAATGGACTTCTGGGCAGCGACAGTGTGTCCTGTGATTGCAGCGACCATAATGGTGATCTTCTTTTCCTTCATCCTTGGCATAGACAAGGGTTTTGAGGAAATGGAACGCGGTGCAGCAATTAAAGTGCCGCGCATTTTCCGATTTGTCCTCAAGTATGTCACGCCAACGTACTTGATCGTCTTGTTGAGCATCTGGCTTGTCAAGGAATGGTGGTCGGCGATTATGCTGGTGAACGTCGAAGACCCAACGAAGCGGGCTTGGATATGGGGTGCAAGGCTAATTTTGCTGGGGATTTTTGCGGCCATTACGTGGATCGTCGTGCATGCAAACAAGTCGGGCAAATTCCCGAAACGGCAGGAGAACTCAAAATGA
- the infC gene encoding translation initiation factor IF-3 yields MNEGIVAPEVRVIGSDGQQIGVMHPSKALELARQEELDLVEIASAATPPVVRIMDFGKYKYSVSKKDKTSRKKSASSTVKTIRLSPATDDHDLLTKARMVKRFVEEGSKVKVIIWFRGRMITHQEFGVRMMQRIAEEVAEVAKPEAPPRMEGHNQLVLMLIRK; encoded by the coding sequence ATTAACGAAGGTATAGTCGCTCCCGAAGTACGGGTCATTGGTAGTGATGGTCAGCAGATTGGCGTCATGCACCCCTCCAAGGCGCTTGAATTGGCGCGGCAGGAGGAGCTGGATCTGGTGGAGATAGCATCTGCGGCAACTCCCCCTGTCGTGCGAATCATGGACTTCGGGAAGTACAAATACTCGGTGTCCAAGAAGGACAAGACCTCCCGCAAGAAGTCTGCAAGCTCGACAGTCAAGACCATTCGCCTTTCTCCCGCCACAGATGACCATGACCTGCTGACAAAAGCTCGGATGGTCAAGCGGTTCGTTGAAGAAGGTTCAAAGGTCAAAGTTATCATCTGGTTTCGTGGCCGCATGATCACGCACCAGGAGTTCGGGGTTCGCATGATGCAGCGGATCGCTGAAGAAGTCGCCGAGGTCGCAAAGCCCGAGGCGCCGCCCAGAATGGAAGGGCACAATCAGCTGGTCCTGATGTTAATTAGAAAGTAA
- the pheT gene encoding phenylalanine--tRNA ligase subunit beta — protein sequence MLISYKWLSEFLDLPVSQEQLADVLTWLGLEVEAVNTYAPLLDNVVIGEIVECAPIAGTDHLSITRTNVGGESLSVVCGAPNARAGLKVVVMLPGAKTAEGMTIKKAKLRGHESHGMLASEQELGLAPSHSGIIECPKEWEVGASAARYLQDTDTVYDVEVTPNRPDFLSHIGVARDIAAKFKLPWQPKAYTLQESSRKAADFVRVKITAPEACPRYVARAVTGLRITPSPFDVRIRLLRCGIRPISNVVDVTNYLMLETGQPLHAFDARFIADRAINVRYAAAGEKFVTLDEKEHKLAAHDLLIADSKHGIALAGVMGGQNSEIRDDTSDVIIECAYFDPVHIRRTAKSLGMSTDSSRRFERGCDPGNVPYVAAATASLMQKWGGGEVWSGAVDEYVRPITQVQISFRPERASALIGMDYQPEEIAEIFARLGCEVNRQKTPWQVNAPTHRPDLEREVDLIEEVVRVHGYEQIPTSESGKVVLTGQDDLVVQVRRQVEDVLVSLGFLQSVSLSMWNPEPRLDPPGLPLGVELANPVTDEMKFLQGSVLAPIFRAAAANFERGDKDLRLFETTRVFRQGEVGDPRTWERQVVAGLMVGRRYPQGWSQPKDPVDFFDLKSVLEFLALKLSLDKPEIFCYDLDTVGFLSGQLRLNGLNAGEFGIWPREECAVRDIDAPVAWFELDLGLMAQSRSSDFAFQTLPRFPTAWRDLSVIVDKTVPFAELAVTAREAGGPTLLKVWPFDVFVSDKLGTGKKSVAFRLEFLHPDRSLDAAEVDAAIQSIVSKLQQRHSASLR from the coding sequence ATGCTGATCAGCTATAAGTGGCTTTCCGAATTCCTTGATCTGCCTGTGTCGCAGGAGCAGCTCGCCGACGTTTTGACGTGGCTCGGGTTGGAAGTTGAAGCAGTCAACACCTACGCTCCGTTGCTTGACAACGTGGTGATTGGCGAAATCGTCGAATGTGCACCCATTGCGGGAACCGACCATCTCTCGATTACGCGGACGAACGTAGGTGGCGAGTCGCTGTCTGTCGTCTGCGGAGCGCCGAACGCACGCGCCGGACTGAAAGTTGTGGTCATGCTGCCGGGTGCCAAGACCGCTGAGGGAATGACGATCAAGAAGGCAAAGTTACGCGGCCACGAATCGCACGGCATGCTCGCTTCCGAGCAGGAGCTTGGCTTGGCTCCTTCTCATTCGGGAATCATCGAGTGTCCCAAGGAGTGGGAGGTTGGCGCTTCAGCTGCGCGCTACCTGCAGGATACAGATACGGTTTACGATGTGGAAGTCACGCCAAATCGTCCGGATTTTCTGTCACATATCGGCGTGGCACGGGACATCGCTGCGAAGTTCAAGCTGCCTTGGCAACCCAAAGCATACACCCTGCAGGAGTCATCTCGCAAGGCGGCGGATTTCGTGCGGGTGAAGATCACTGCACCCGAGGCCTGCCCGCGCTACGTCGCACGAGCGGTGACCGGACTCAGAATCACTCCTTCGCCGTTCGACGTTCGCATCCGACTGCTGCGTTGCGGGATTAGACCGATTTCCAACGTCGTGGACGTGACCAACTATCTGATGCTCGAAACGGGACAGCCGCTTCACGCGTTCGACGCGCGTTTCATTGCGGACAGAGCGATCAATGTTCGCTATGCCGCCGCCGGCGAAAAGTTTGTTACGCTGGACGAGAAGGAGCATAAGCTCGCAGCGCACGATCTGCTGATTGCCGATTCCAAGCACGGAATTGCGCTGGCGGGTGTAATGGGCGGGCAGAACAGCGAGATTCGCGACGATACGAGCGACGTGATTATCGAATGTGCGTACTTTGATCCCGTTCACATTCGGCGAACGGCGAAGTCGCTGGGTATGTCCACTGACTCGTCCCGCCGTTTCGAGCGCGGTTGCGATCCCGGTAATGTGCCTTATGTCGCTGCCGCCACGGCATCGCTCATGCAGAAGTGGGGTGGAGGAGAGGTTTGGTCGGGAGCTGTGGATGAGTATGTGCGACCGATCACGCAAGTTCAGATCTCATTCAGACCCGAGCGTGCGTCCGCGTTAATTGGAATGGACTATCAGCCGGAGGAGATTGCGGAGATCTTCGCTCGTCTAGGATGCGAAGTTAACCGCCAGAAGACGCCATGGCAAGTCAATGCTCCTACTCATCGTCCTGACCTTGAGCGTGAAGTTGACTTGATCGAAGAAGTAGTTCGCGTCCATGGATATGAACAGATTCCAACATCTGAATCCGGCAAAGTCGTGCTCACCGGGCAGGATGATCTTGTCGTGCAGGTTCGTCGACAGGTTGAAGATGTGCTGGTGTCGTTAGGCTTCCTGCAATCCGTATCTCTGTCAATGTGGAACCCTGAACCGCGTCTGGACCCTCCTGGATTACCACTGGGTGTTGAGCTTGCAAACCCGGTCACAGACGAAATGAAGTTTCTGCAGGGTAGCGTCCTGGCCCCCATATTCCGGGCCGCCGCCGCAAATTTCGAACGAGGCGACAAGGATCTACGCCTGTTCGAAACGACCCGCGTCTTTAGGCAGGGCGAAGTCGGCGATCCCCGAACGTGGGAGCGTCAGGTTGTGGCCGGGCTAATGGTTGGTCGCCGCTATCCACAGGGCTGGAGCCAGCCGAAGGATCCTGTCGACTTCTTCGATCTGAAGAGTGTGCTGGAGTTTCTGGCCCTCAAGCTTTCCCTTGACAAACCGGAAATTTTTTGCTATGATCTTGATACCGTTGGTTTTCTGAGCGGTCAGCTTCGTCTCAACGGCCTGAATGCCGGAGAGTTCGGCATCTGGCCACGTGAGGAATGTGCTGTTCGCGACATTGACGCCCCTGTCGCCTGGTTTGAGCTGGATTTGGGTCTTATGGCGCAGAGCCGCTCAAGCGATTTCGCTTTTCAGACACTTCCGCGCTTCCCAACCGCTTGGCGTGATCTTTCCGTCATCGTCGACAAGACCGTCCCGTTTGCCGAGTTGGCTGTAACTGCACGGGAGGCTGGCGGCCCTACTCTATTGAAAGTCTGGCCGTTCGACGTCTTTGTCAGCGACAAACTTGGTACCGGAAAGAAATCCGTGGCATTTCGACTTGAGTTTTTGCATCCCGATAGAAGCCTTGATGCCGCCGAAGTTGATGCGGCGATTCAATCTATTGTCTCAAAATTGCAGCAAAGACACTCAGCCTCACTGCGCTGA
- the rplT gene encoding 50S ribosomal protein L20 — protein MPRATNNPATRRRKNKVFKAAKGYIGRRGTLIRAATETVEKAWARSFGDRRKKKRVYRNLWVVRINAAARENGLSYSRFINGLKQQGIALDRRQLAELAVHDPQGFKHLTDSVKAA, from the coding sequence ATGCCAAGAGCAACAAATAATCCCGCCACACGCCGCCGGAAGAACAAAGTCTTCAAGGCCGCCAAGGGCTATATCGGTCGCCGCGGCACGCTGATTCGTGCGGCTACCGAAACTGTGGAAAAAGCGTGGGCGCGCAGCTTCGGCGACCGTCGCAAGAAAAAGCGCGTCTATCGGAATCTGTGGGTCGTTCGCATCAATGCCGCCGCCCGTGAGAACGGTTTGTCCTACTCCCGATTTATAAACGGGCTGAAACAACAGGGAATCGCCCTTGACCGTCGTCAGCTCGCGGAGTTGGCCGTGCATGACCCTCAAGGCTTCAAGCACTTGACCGATTCGGTCAAGGCTGCATAG